GATCAGTACTGCAAGCCACCCAACGAATGAAAACGCCCAGTCGCCAAACAGTTGGTGGCATTtgtctgtgctgctgctgccaatttTCTATGCGCAGATCATTTAATGGCACGGCGTGTGGATATGAAAATGTGAATTATTCGGCAACCAGTGTGTTTTTCACAAACCGAACCACAATCGGAGTAAATAGGCGTTCAACTCCACTTTAGCTGCGTTTCATTAGAGATCAAAAGGCAATGTTCCCCTGCAAACACGTAAGTCGAACGCGCAGGCAACTAAATTTATATTATGTACAATATGAAGGTATGTACGTATGAAGGTGTGTGTATGGAGACAAATCGTTTTAATCTTTAAAACATGTTGTAAATAAATGATTTGCGAAAATGTGCATTGATAAAAGAGCGATATGTCTTAtctcttttaatttttgacATAATACcttatgtaaatatatatgtatgtacatacatatatatacagtgTGTATGTAGATTCTAAAGGACTTTTAAACGGGACCAGTAGCCGTCTGCATATTGCACAGAAAATTCAGTTTGATTTTTCGTACACTCATCATGCTGCTCATCACTCATCATGTTGCATGTTGGCCCGTTTAAAAAATTCTTTATATTCCGACATATAACTTCCACCAGATCGGGGGGGCTGCACCACATGCGCttgttaaataaatttaatgtttttattgGACCGCTGTTATCGCATTCAACCGATCCGTTAATTAATTGCTTAATTAGCGTAGCGGTGTCATTTGGAATTAAGCCGCCAAGGCGCTAAAACGAAGAGGAGCAAACAAGTATAAGCCATTTGGATAGACCCCTACCCCCATGTGTGTGAGTAGGGTTGCGCTGGCTAGGGCCTGTGGCGCTTCGAGTGCCACACCTACCTACGCTTATTGCCATAGGGCGAGAGGCGGCACCCCCGAGCGAGGGCCAAGCCCTTGCCGCGTTGTGGTAGCTAATTCATTGCGTAAACAAACCCCGCCAAATAtagtaaatatttgcatacgtATAACGTACGAGTACGGGGGTGTCCCCTTTCCCTTCTCCCCATCGGCGATTCAGTAATATTAATGTGTTGTTCTTTGTTTTACAGCAGTGCACATTGCTTTGGCTATTGCTGATGCTCCTTACTACTGGACACGCACGCGCACGACCAGAACAGCAACAGGCTTCGGCGGACGAGCCGTTGGAGGCTAAACCGGAAGATGGTCACTCCTTGACAGCTCCTCGCCCAGCCGATGATGAATTGGCAACTGTGGCGCCAACAACGACACCAGTTCCCGCTGTGGCTATCACGCAGGGAGCCACAACTGGTGCTGCAACTGAAGCCACCCACTCTCAGCCCGTCGTAACGGCAGTGCCAGCTACGTCCTCTACCTCCACCTCAACCACTGTCCCCGCCCCGCTGCTGCCAGCTGCCCCGGAGCAGCCCGAGTATCTGAAGCACTGTTTTTATGCCGATGAGCACTTGTGCATGTATGGCCATGACGGCCAAGGCAACGAAGCACCAGACGTACTGGGTCACATATCGACAACACCAGAGTCCGACTCGCAAGGTATTGGCTTACAGGTCAATGCTAGTCAGGGTAACAGCCAGAACCTAGAACGCAATGCCAACAGCTGTCAGTGCCACGAGCATCCGGCGAAGGCCAACTCCTGGTATTGCTGCAACATATCGCAAATGTCAATGATCTCAAGCTGCAGCAATATATCAAAATGGACAAATCTGCACGTGCGAAATCTCACAGTGAGAACCATAGATCTCTCCAATCCCATCTTCCGCTCTCTCCAGTCACTGGCAGTGACCGATGGAAATATTACGCGACTGATTAATGCCTTTCCGCGACACTCGGCCCTCAAGTGCCTCAACATATCAAACAACAATATTTCGGAGATACCATCACGAATGTTCAAGGATGTTCCCCATTTGGAATTCTTTGGAATGTCGCGAAACAATCTATCATTAGTGCCACATCACAATCAGAACAAAAATATTACAGTGGACATTAGGtgaggatcggatcggatctcttttctatttccatttccgcTCGTGTTACATAATCCTATTTTGATTTCTATGAACTTTCCTTTTCAGTGGTAATATGCGCATGCTCTGCAATCCACTAAACGAAATCATAAACAATGATTCATTCAACTTTGTGAACCCCAAGCACTCTTACTGCTTGTATAATGCCACCCACGAATGGTTCCAGTCCACAGATCTGGTGTCCGTGGAGCAGCTGGAAAGCACGAAGCGTTGCATGACCAAGTGTCCAGTGATACCGAACTATGGAAGCTGCAAGTGCAGATTCGAGAGCATCATGATTATACAGGATGATCAGTCCAAGCCCAAATGCCATGTCGACTGCTCCAACCTGGGACTGGTGGAGCTGCCACCAAGACTTCCCGATAACACGTTCGTGCTGAATataaccaacaacaaaatcactAGTCTAGGCGACCATTTCCAAACCAATCCAACATATCACAACATAAACAGACTGGTGGCCGACAACAATCAGATATCCTCCATTTACGAATTTGAGGGGACAAAGTTTATTGAGAATTTCCAGCGCATCTACATGCGCAATAATTCTCTAAGCAAGGTGAGTGTTGGCTGATAACTGAGAGCTGAGAACAACTGCattgaaacaaaaaatgtacattACAGATACCCGAATACTTTCTAAACAACGCACTAATGGATACAGGTCGTCGTATTTACCTGGCAGGCAACAAGCTGCAATGCGACTGCAACTCAGCCAAAACTCTTCAGAACTGGCTCAAGGAGCGAAGCACAGACATACCCGACTACATGGAGATACGCTGCCGGAATATACCCCAGAGTGTCATAGAGCTGCAGGAGGCCAAACTATGCCAGTCACCGCCTGATTGGACAGACTATATATACTATTTGATAGCCGCGGAAGTCATCCTGCTGCTGGGTCTTATCACCAAAGTGTCCTATGATTATTGGGTATTTAAGACGTCTGGCTATTTACCGTGGCCAGCTAGTAAAATGCCCAAATTGCCTTGCGACTGGTTGTGCGAGTCCTAGATAGAGATTTAGAGGAAGAGGACTTAGTCCTTGGCGAACAACCAAAATATCCTAAGATGGCTAGACAGCTAGACATGCGAGTCGTAAAGAGAAATAGACCTGGCGTTAGCCCTAAATTTTGAAAGGGAAATGTTGGCCTATACCCGGACCTTAACACAATCAAACGGTAGAAATGGCTGGGCGTACTATTATACCTGATAGTGGAACTATGTGCCTtttatatgcatatgcatacacatgtacatacatatataatccaatttgtattttttttggtttttatattCGGTATCTTAAGTGTAAAACTGCAAAGAGCTGCCAGTACCCAAATTtactatatattgtataagACTTTTTAGTTTTCTATTCTGCGAGATAGGACCTCGCCCGACCACAGATATAAATCCATTTGTCAGAATGTTCTTGCCAGTAACGTTACATTGTCCAAGTGTAATAGTCATTAATTTTAATCGTGAAACAAGATGGGAGTCAAATCCACTCTCAACCGAATGCCCATCATGATGGACCGCAGATTCCACTCTGAATATAAATTCGTAAAAACGTACGTGGTCAGTAATGCGGCTTAATGTGGTGGTCCTCCTGCAGATTTTTCCAAACAACTGTGTGGATAATTTCGTAGAGCCTTACATTGATCTAGTCGATCTTGCTTCCATGGAGAGGGATGATTTGAAAAGCATATAAGGATGATATTTCTAGATTATCTATAAGTTATATGGCGCTTCCATTTAGACCACATGCTTGGCCCCGTACGTGGCCACAATGAAAATCTTTCACCTGCGACCGCTAGTTGCTCCGAATCTTCTCCAATCAATTCCTGGCAAGAGCACGATGACAAATGGATTCATGTCgattttatgtatatttagtaCAGCCAAACCAAGACATGTATTTACGGCGCTACAAATAAATCGTAGCATTGCGCATCAATTAGTCGGTGCTGCTCGAAACAAAATATTGAGTTGCTTTGGATGTTTTGACAGAGTGATGAAGACGAGAACactattttaataaattttgcTTCGATACAACGAAACAGAAAGATTTTGTTGTTATTAAAATTACCTTTGAATGCCCCTTCACGATAGATGCCCGACAAATAACTGCCCAAAATTGAGGAATGGCAACTACCCAATAGTCATGCCTTTCAAAATGAATCAATCGAGTCGAAGAAGAGTCATGTTAAGAGTCCATTTTACGAATGATATTTATTGTTGTGGTTTGCTgtgattttaaatattataattacTATTAAGAAAAAATACGCGcttccatttttgtttgttgaacTCTTCCGATACAGCATCCTCTCCGTACTTCTGTACTTCTGCACATCTCTTCTACTACCTCCAAATTGTTCTTTATGTATACGATACGTAATACCCGCTTTGGTGAGTGTCGTGAGGAGCGAgggtgtcgtgtgtgtgtgtgtgtgtgtgtgtgggcaggGGTGTACATTTCCGTTTGAGTGAGTgtagtggagtggagtggattggAGTGTGCCTTATAAGGAATACAATTATGTGTACAGTGCACATATAATACCATcattcaatttgattttgccacattcacattcatatCGTTTGGGATTAACTAtacttaattatttttgacTTCGTGTTATTAGGGACCTTTAATCGCGTAAACCTTTTACATAGGTCATTATTTATTATCTCCGTAGTcatcatatgtatatattttttaaatttttcgtATTCGTTGCGTGAGTTTTGCAtgttaatacatatatatattctgtaTATGTTATACATATTCGTCGAATGCggtcaaaataaatataaatccaCTAACTTAAGTACATGTTTTCTGTCTTtcgtgtatatatgtatatgtatatatgtaatgTCTTGAGCGGCGCACCTTAAGGTTTCAATGTTTTGGCATTTGAGTCTTGCAATCAAGTCTATTGCACAGTAGTTTCTAAAATTGGGGCTACTAAATAAAACACAGGGGCGTACGGCACAGCATTAGATCCTGACA
The sequence above is a segment of the Drosophila pseudoobscura strain MV-25-SWS-2005 chromosome X, UCI_Dpse_MV25, whole genome shotgun sequence genome. Coding sequences within it:
- the hfw gene encoding protein halfway isoform X2; its protein translation is MFPCKHCTLLWLLLMLLTTGHARARPEQQQASADEPLEAKPEDGHSLTAPRPADDELATVAPTTTPVPAVAITQGATTGAATEATHSQPVVTAVPATSSTSTSTTVPAPLLPAAPEQPEYLKHCFYADEHLCMYGHDGQGNEAPDVLGHISTTPESDSQGIGLQVNASQGNSQNLERNANSCQCHEHPAKANSWYCCNISQMSMISSCSNISKWTNLHVRNLTVRTIDLSNPIFRSLQSLAVTDGNITRLINAFPRHSALKCLNISNNNISEIPSRMFKDVPHLEFFGMSRNNLSLVPHHNQNKNITVDISGNMRMLCNPLNEIINNDSFNFVNPKHSYCLYNATHEWFQSTDLVSVEQLESTKRCMTKCPVIPNYGSCKCRFESIMIIQDDQSKPKCHVDCSNLGLVELPPRLPDNTFVLNITNNKITSLGDHFQTNPTYHNINRLVADNNQISSIYEFEGTKFIENFQRIYMRNNSLSKIPEYFLNNALMDTGRRIYLAGNKLQCDCNSAKTLQNWLKERSTDIPDYMEIRCRNIPQSVIELQEAKLCQSPPDWTDYIYYLIAAEVILLLGLITKVSYDYWVFKTSGYLPWPASKMPKLPCDWLCES
- the hfw gene encoding protein halfway isoform X1, producing the protein MFPCKHQCTLLWLLLMLLTTGHARARPEQQQASADEPLEAKPEDGHSLTAPRPADDELATVAPTTTPVPAVAITQGATTGAATEATHSQPVVTAVPATSSTSTSTTVPAPLLPAAPEQPEYLKHCFYADEHLCMYGHDGQGNEAPDVLGHISTTPESDSQGIGLQVNASQGNSQNLERNANSCQCHEHPAKANSWYCCNISQMSMISSCSNISKWTNLHVRNLTVRTIDLSNPIFRSLQSLAVTDGNITRLINAFPRHSALKCLNISNNNISEIPSRMFKDVPHLEFFGMSRNNLSLVPHHNQNKNITVDISGNMRMLCNPLNEIINNDSFNFVNPKHSYCLYNATHEWFQSTDLVSVEQLESTKRCMTKCPVIPNYGSCKCRFESIMIIQDDQSKPKCHVDCSNLGLVELPPRLPDNTFVLNITNNKITSLGDHFQTNPTYHNINRLVADNNQISSIYEFEGTKFIENFQRIYMRNNSLSKIPEYFLNNALMDTGRRIYLAGNKLQCDCNSAKTLQNWLKERSTDIPDYMEIRCRNIPQSVIELQEAKLCQSPPDWTDYIYYLIAAEVILLLGLITKVSYDYWVFKTSGYLPWPASKMPKLPCDWLCES